A single region of the Kwoniella botswanensis chromosome 1, complete sequence genome encodes:
- a CDS encoding vacuolar protein 8, which translates to MGGVSSCCGPRRKNNYEPLLLENEREAVADLLQYLENRSTTNFFSGSPLAALTTLSFSDNVDLQRSAALAFAEITEKEVREVGRDTLDPVLYLLTSHDHEVQRAASAALGNLAVNAENKLLIVSLGGLEPLIRQMLSSNVEVQCNAVGCITNLATHDENKTQIAKSGALIPLTRLAKSKDMRVQRNATGALLNMTHSDENRQQLVAAGAIPVLVSLLNSPDTDVQYYCTTALSNIAVDGTNRKRLAASEPKLVQSLVQLMDSQSLKVQCQAALALRNLASDEKYQLEIVKFDGLKPLLRLLHSSYLPLILSAAACVRNVSIHPANESPIIDSGFLQPLIELLSFDENEEVQCHAISTLRNLAASSERNKGAIVEAGAVERIKELVLTVPLAVQSEMTACVAVLALSDDLKPQLLEMGICEVLIPLTNSSSVEVQGNSAAALGNLSSKAAEDYAPFNAVWNKPDGGLHAYLVRFLSSADITFQHIAVWTIVQLLEAEDDQLTNNIRSSPILMSSIRQLAASPPPSRGGRGINEVSQGSEGEEDYEDDGLDGEGEGEIATLARRILDLTEDGARDINDGSHFSTHHQGENSTSGVAGSLGSEHAALRASVHRALSGGH; encoded by the exons ATGGGTGGTGTGAGCAGTTGCT GCGGACCTAGACGAAAGAACAACTATGAACCATTATTACttgagaatgaaagagaggCAGTAGCAGACCTGCTACAGTACTTGGAGA ACCGTTCCACCACCAATTTCTTTTCCGGCTCACCATTAGCGGCTTTAACAACCTTGTCATTCTCTGATAATGTGGATCTACAAAGATCAGCGGCATTGGCGTTCGCAGAGATAACCGAGAAAGAAGTTAGAGAAGTTGGTAGAGATACTTTGGATCCTGTTTTGTACCTTTTGACAAGTCATGATCATGAGGTGCAAAGGGCTGCTAGTGCTGCCTTGGGCAATTTGGCTGTGAACG CTGAAAACAAGTTATTGATCGTCTCCCTCGGTGGACTAGAACCTCTCATCAGACAGATGTTGTCATCAAACGTAGAAGTTCAATGTAATGCCGTAGGATGTATAACCAATTTGGCTACTCATG ACGAGAACAAAACCCAAATCGCGAAATCGGGAGCTTTGATCCCTTTAACTAGATTGGCTAAATCAAAGGATATGAGAGTACAGAGGAACGCTACGGGTGCTTTGTTGAACATGACTCATTCAG ACGAAAATCGACAACAGCTTGTCGCAGCTGGAGCTATCCCAGTATTGGTCAGCTTGCTCAACTCGCCTGATACCGATGTGCAGTATTATTGTACTACTGCTCTGAGTAACATCGCTGTAGACG GAACAAATCGAAAACGATTGGCAGCATCTGAACCTAAATTAGTACAAAGTCTCGTTCAGCTTATGGATAGCCAAAGTTTGAAGGTACAATGtcaagctgctttggctcTTCGAAACCTTGCCAGTGATG AGAAATACCAACTAGAAATCGTCAAATTCGATGGACTCAAACCCCTTCTCCGATTACTTCACTCTTCCTATCTCCCCTTGATCCTGTCGGCCGCAGCGTGTGTTCGAAACGTTTCCATCCACCCGGCCAACGAATCGCCAATAATCGATTCAGGCTTTTTGCAACCCTTGATTGAGCTACTATCcttcgatgagaatgaggaagtACAATGCCATGCTATCTCAACTCTGCGAAATTTGGCTGCTTCAAGTGAAAGGAACAAGGGCGCGATTGTAGAAGCTGGTGCAGTagagaggatcaaggaattgGTGTTGACGGTGCCATTGGCGGTTCAAAGTGAAATGACAGCCTGTGTTGCTGTTTTGGCTCTTAGTG ACGATCTCAAACCTCAGTTGCTCGAGATGGGTATCTGCGAGGTTCTCATCCCGCTCACCAATTCCTCCAGCGTGGAAGTTCAAGGTAACTCCGCTGCAGCACTGGGTAACCTGTCCtcgaaag CCGCTGAGGACTATGCACCGTTCAATGCCGTGTGGAACAAACCGGACGGAGGATTACATGCGTACTTGGTTAGATTCTTGAGTAGCGCCGATATAACCTTCCAACATATCGCTGTATGG ACTATCGTGCAGCTCCttgaagcggaagatgacCAATTAACCAACAACATCCGATCCTCACCTATCCTCATGTCTTCTATCCGACAACTCGCAGCTTCGCCACCACCTTCACGAGGAGGTCGGGGAATCAACGAGGTCTCTCAAGGAtcagagggagaagaggattacgaagatgatggactggatggtgaaggtgaaggtgaaattgCTACTCTCGCACGAAGGATCTTGGATTTGACCGAAGATGGAGCGAGGGATATCAACGATGGATCTCATTtctcgactcaccatcaaggCGAGAACTCGACGTCGGGAGTAGCGGGTAGTTTGGGTAGTGAACATGCTGCGTTGAGAGCTAGTGTGCATAGGGCTTTGAGTGGAGGTCATTAA
- a CDS encoding T-complex protein 1, eta subunit — translation MQGRLPQMQPTVVLLREGTDTSQGVGQLLSNISACLAVAQTIATTLGPRGMDKLIVDDRGLATISNDGATILKLLDVVHPAARTLVDIARAQDAEVGDGTTSVTLLAAEILKEVKPFIEEGVGPHVIIKGLREARSLAIKKINEIAVTIDKSNPEKFRELLLQCASTSMSSKLIHSQTPFFANMVVDAVLSLDQKDLDESLIGVKKVPGGGMQDSQLIKGVAFRKTFSYAGFEQQPKSFKDPKILCLNVELELKAEKDNAEVRVNEVSEYQAIVDAEWSIIYKKLEAIVETGAKVVLSKLPIGDLATQYFADRDIFCAGRVTSDDLKRVTQAVGGSIQSTCSDIEPHHLGQCGSFEEKQIGGERFNLFQDCPQAKTCTLILRGGAEQFIAEVERSLHDSIMIVKRAIQNNSVVAGGGACEMEISKYLRGHSRTIMGKQQLIVGSVAKALEIIPRQICDNAGLDATDILNKLRMRHAQGDTWAGVDVDSENVQDNMKRFVWEPALVKTNALSSAVDAACLILSVDETVRNPQSEAPQAGPPMPRGAAQQALRGRGRGMPRR, via the exons ATGCAAGGTAGACTCCCTCAGATG CAACCGACTGTCGTCCTTCTACGAG AGGGTACCGACACATCTCAAGGTGTAGGACAACTTTTATCCAACATCTCAGCATGTCTGGCTGTGGCTCAGACTATAGCTACGACGCTCGGACCTAGGGGTATGGACAAGCTCATCGTGGATGATAGGGGATTAGCGACCATCTCAA ATGATGGAGCTACTATCCTTAAATTGCTTGACGTCGTTCATCCTGCTGCTAGGACTTTGGTAGATATAGCTCGAGCTCAAGATGCggaagttggagatggaacGACCAGTGTGACATTGCT TGCCGCCGAGATATTGAAGGAAGTCAAGCCGTTCATTGAGGAAGGTGTAGGACCCCATGTCATAATCAAGGGGTTGAGGGAGGCTAGGAGTCTG GCAATTAAAAAGATCAACGAGATTGCCGTGACGATAGACAAGTCTAATCCTGA AAAATTCCGTGAACTCCTCCTTCAATGCGCCTCCACTTCCATGTCATCCAAACTCATTCACTCCCAAACACCTTTCTTCGCCAATATGGTAGTCGACGCTGTCCTCTCCCTCGATCAGAAAGATCTTGACGAGTCGTTGATCGGAGTGAAGAAAGTCCCTGGAGGTGGTATGCAAGATTCCCAACTGATCAAGGGTGTAGCATTCAGGAAGACATTCTCCTATGCCGGATTTGAACAACAACCTAAATCATTCAAGGATCCTAAGATATTATGTCTAAATGTTGAGTTAGAATTGAAAGCGGAGAAGGACAATGCCGAAGTTAGAGTAAATGAAGTATCAGAGTATCAAGCTATCGTAGATGCGGAATGGTCCATCATCTACAAGAAGTTAGAAGCGATCGTAGAAACCGGTGCTAAGGTGGTATTGTCCAAATTGCCTATAGGAGATTTGGCTACTCAGTATTTCGCCGATAGGGATATTTTCTGTGCTGGACGAGTCACCTCGGATGATCTCAAGAGAGTCACTCAAGCTGTAGGAGGATCAATTCAATCTACTTGTTCGGATATCGAACCTCATCATTTAGGTCAATGTGGATCATTCGAAGAGAAACAGATTGGCGGAGAGAGATTCAACTTGTTCCAAGATTGTCCTCAAGCGAAAACCTGTACGCTTATCTTGAGAGGTGGTGCGGAACAGTTCATCGcagaggtggaaagaagtTTGCACGATTCGATCATGATTGTCAAGAGGGCTATCCAAAATAATAGCGTAGTTGCTGGAGGTGGTGCTTGCGAG ATGGAAATCTCCAAATACCTCCGAGGTCATTCCCGAACCATCATGGGCAAACAACAATTGATCGTTGGATCAGTCGCCAAAGCTCTCGAAATCATCCCTAGACAAATCTGCGACAATGCCGGTCTGGACGCTACGGATATCTTGAACAAGTTGAGAATGAGACACGCTCAAGGTGATACCTGGGCTGGTGTGGACGTAGATTCGGAGAACGTCCAAGATAACATGAAGAGGTTTGTATGGGAACCTGCATTGGTGAAGACCAATGCTCTGTCGAGTGCGGTCGATGCTGCTTGTTTGATCTTGAGTGTGGATGAGACGGTCAGGAACCCACAATCAGAG GCACCGCAAGCTGGGCCACCCATGCCTCGAGGCGCTGCTCAACAGGccttgagaggaagaggaagaggtatgCCAAGACGATAG
- a CDS encoding V-type proton ATPase proteolipid subunit 2 yields the protein MSELCPPWAPFFGFAGVASAMIFSTVGAAYGTSKAGIGIAGLGTFRPDLIMKSLIPVVMSGIIAVYGLVVSVLIAGNISPTEPYSLFAGFIHLAAGLACGFTGLAAGYAIGIVGDACVRAYLYESKVFVSMVLILIFAEVIGLYGLIVALILNTAVGEAVCGAT from the exons ATGTCAGAGCTCTGTCCACCCTGGGCGCCATTCTTCGG CTTTGCTGGCGTAGCCAGTGCG atgatcttctcgacCGTTGGAGCGGCTTACGGAACTTCGAAAGCTGGTATAGGAATCGCAGGTTTAGGTACATTCAG ACCCGATCTGATTATGAAG TCCTTGATTCCTGTTGTC ATGTCCGGTA TTATCGCCGTGTATGGATTAGTAGTATCAGTGTTGATTGCCGGTAACA TATCGCCCACCGAACCATATTCATTATTCGCTGGGTTTATCCATCTCGCCGCTGGTTTAG CATGTGGTTTCACTGGTCTAGCTGCGGGTTATGCTATCGGAATAGTTGGAGATGCT TGTGTCAGAGCATATCTCTACGAATCAAAAGTATTTGTATCGATGGTTttgatcctcatcttcgctGAAGTTATC GGTCTTTACGGTCTCATCGTCGCTTTGATCCTCAACACGGCAGTTGGAGAAGCAGTGTGCGGTGCCACATAA